Proteins from one Sabethes cyaneus chromosome 2, idSabCyanKW18_F2, whole genome shotgun sequence genomic window:
- the LOC128738736 gene encoding vinculin: protein MPVFHTKTIENILEPVAQQVSRLVILHEEAEDGNAMPDLSRPVQAVSLAVTNLVRVGRETIHNSDDEILKQDMPASLARVENASQLLEEASAMLRGDPFSGPARKKLIEGSRGILQGTSSLLLCFDESEVRKIIRECKRVLDYLAVSEVIDTMEDLVQFLKDLTPCLSKVSREVGAREKELTHQVHSEILVRCLEQVKILAPILICSMKVFILIAEQSGKGSDEAAENRNYLASRMSEEIQEIIRVLQLTTYDEDQSELDNLTVLKKIHNAINNKMEAANDWLRNPYALRGGVGEKALRQIVGNGLKVADRCLPQDSHIIRRLAGDITAMTNTLCDLRQDGKGTTPQADSIARDIRDKLGNLEQSVLNAIMGVDKAGLQQTAHTVQGRLEQACRWLQNPGQDDRGLGQRAIALIVDEGRKVAEGLSGHEKAEVMQLCDEVEQLSHDFSQMCSNGLGHTAQAQEVARRLNEKLHGLKKQIQNAVVNRVVEDFIDISSPLKQFMEAVALPEGTPGREQNFNQKSNKLQSFSDRASKTSRMVAAGGSGGNKKLAEVLLSSASQIDSLTPQLISAGRIRMNYPTSKAAEEHLNNLKQQYADTILRMRTLCDQATDPSDFIEASEKQMQKHSFLCDEAIRMRQPQKMVDNTSSEARLANRVLLVAKQEADNSEDPEFIAKVNDASDRLQQSISPMVQEAKHVSTNIADPIHASNWREANKQLLQNVRNIRSAINNVPDVPEMPDLSALHVSPQQQEAAPPRPPLPRENIPPVRPPPPETDDEDELFQGMPNANQPILMAAHGLHQEVRQWSSKDNEIIAAAKRMAVLMARLSELVRADSKGSKRELIATAKKIAEASEDVTRLAKILARQCTDKRIRTNLLQVCERIPTIGTQLKILSTVKATMLGAQGSDEDREATDMLVGNAQNLMQSVKETVRAAEGASIKIRSDQTNHRLRWVRRQPWYQY, encoded by the exons GTCTCCCGGTTGGTGATACTGCACGAGGAAGCCGAAGATGGCAACGCGATGCCCGATCTCAGCCGACCGGTCCAGGCGGTTTCGCTGGCCGTCACCAATCTGGTCCGGGTGGGTCGGGAAACGATTCACAACTCGGACGATGAAATCCTCAAACAGGACATGCCCGCCTCGTTGGCTCGCGTCGAAAACGCCTCGCAACTGCTGGAGGAAGCATCGGCCATGCTGAGGGGTGATCCATTCAGTGGACCGGCGCGAAAAAAATTGATCGAGGGCTCGAGGGGTATCCTGCAGGGGACTTCATCGCTGCTTTTGTGTTTCGACGAATCGGAGGTGCGAAAGATCATCCGCGAGTGCAAACGAGTGCTGGATTATTTGGCAGTCTCGGAGGTTATCGATACGATGGAGGATTTAGTGCAGTTTTTGAAGGATTTGACCCCGTGCCTAAGTAAGGTATCGCGGGAAGTCGGTGCCCGAGAGAAGGAATTAACGCATCAAGTACACAGTGAAATTCTCGTACGCTGCTTGGAGCAGGTGAAAATTTTGGCACCGATTTTGATTTGCAGCATGAAGGTGTTTATTTTGATTGCCGAGCAGAGCGGGAAAGGATCGGATGAAGCGGCTGAAAATAGAAACTACTTGGCTTCCagaatgagtgaggaaatacaGGAGATTATTCGCGTTTTACAGCTGACGACCTACGATGAGGATCAAAGTGAACTGGACAATCTGACGGTGTTGAAGAAGATCCACAATGCAATTAATAATAAGATGGAAGCAGCGAACGATTGGTTGCGGAATCCGTATGCTCTGCGTGGTGGGGTTGGGGAGAAAGCGCTCCGACAGATCGTTGGTAATGGATTGAAGGTGGCCGACCGTTGTCTTCCTCAGGATTCTCATATTATCCGAAGATTGGCTGGTGATATCACTGCTATGACGAACACGCTGTGTGATTTAAGACAGGATGGTAAAGGAACTACTCCACAAGCTGATTCGATTGCTCGTGACATCCGAGATAAATTGGGCAATCTGGAACAATCCGTTTTGAATGCCATAATGGGTGTCGATAAGGCTGGATTGCAGCAGACAGCGCACACAGTTCAGGGTCGCTTGGAACAAGCTTGTCGCTGGTTGCAAAACCCTGGCCAGGATGATCGTGGCCTTGGGCAGCGTGCAATTGCCCTCATTGTCGATGAAGGTCGTAAAGTAGCGGAAGGGTTAAGTGGCCACGAGAAGGCAGAAGTTATGCAGTTGTGTGATGAGGTTGAACAATTGTCTCATGACTTCTCACAAATGTGCTCTAATGGACTTGGACACACTGCACAGGCGCAGGAAGTAGCACGACGTCTCAATGAGAAGCTGCATGGGTTGAAAAAACAAATCCAAAATGCAGTGGTTAATCGTGTTGTTGAAGATTTCATTGATATTTCATCGCCACTGAAACAATTCATGGAAGCGGTCGCTCTTCCAGAAGGAACGCCCGGTCGTGAGCAGAATTTCAATCAAAAGTCCAATAAATTGCAAAGCTTTAGTGATCGTGCGTCCAAAACTAGCCGCATGGTAGCCGCCGGTGGCTCTGGAGGTAACAAAAAACTCGCCGAAGTTTTGCTTTCTTCGGCTTCTCAAATCGACAGTTTGACTCCACAGCTAATCTCTGCTGGGCGTATTCGGATGAACTACCCAACCAGCAAAGCAGCGGAAGAACATTTGAACAATCTAAAACAGCAGTATGCCGATACGATACTTCGCATGCGTACGCTGTGCGATCAAGCAACGGATCCGTCTGATTTCATCGAAGCTTCCGAGAAGCAAATGCAGAAGCATTCGTTCCTCTGCGATGAAGCAATTCGAATGAGACAGCCTCAGAAAATGGTCGACAACACATCCAGCGAAGCTCGGTTGGCTAACCGAGTTCTGCTGGTGGCCAAGCAGGAAGCGGACAATTCCGAAGATCCGGAATTCATCGCTAAGGTTAACGATGCATCCGATCGTCTTCAGCAGTCCATTTCGCCGATGGTTCAGGAAGCGAAACACGTTTCAACCAACATTGCTGATCCGATCCATGCTTCCAACTGGCGGGAGGCCAACAAGCAG TTACTTCAAAATGTGCGTAATATTCGCAGTGCCATTAACAATGTTCCGGATGTGCCAGAAATGCCAGATCTATCTGCTTTGCATGTTAGCCCACAGCAACAAGAAGCGGCTCCACCACGTCCGCCACTACCACGGGAAAACATCCCGCCGGTTCGACCTCCACCACCGGAGACCGACGACGAGGATGAACTTTTCCAGGGTATGCCCAATGCAAACCAGCCCATCTTGATGGCTGCACACGGCTTGCACCAGGAAGTACGCCAGTGGTCTTCGAAGGATAACGAAATCATCGCAGCGGCTAAGCGAATGGCCGTTCTTATGGCCCGTCTGTCCGAGCTGGTTCGTGCCGACTCGAAGGGTAGCAAGCGAGAGTTGATTGCGACGGCAAAGAAGATTGCTGAAGCCTCGGAGGATGTGACCCGGCTGGCGAAGATACTAGCCCGCCAGTGTACGGACAAACGCATCCGTACCAATCTGCTGCAGGTGTGCGAACGGATACCGACCATCGGAACGCAGCTGAAGATCCTGTCGACCGTGAAAGCCACAATGCTGGGCGCGCAGGGCTCCGACGAAGACCGAGAGGCAACCGATATGTTGGTTGGCAATGCGCAGAACTTGATGCAGAGT GTTAAGGAAACGGTTCGTGCTGCTGAGGGGGCCAGTATCAAGATTCGTTCGGATCAGACTAACCACCGTCTGCGCTGGGTACGTCGGCAGCCTTGGTATCAATACTAA
- the LOC128736562 gene encoding ionotropic receptor 75a-like, which translates to MNFIGTFLVLLYFGGRATATGSAVPLVLLNILEAIKYPLKVKIMSCWQEPLKLQFFNALNDRYLTSFADDHINQFEEDINDHQILLVVDLSCPNTINLLQSAGQLLYMKYRWLLLDSVLLENDQFDEDTQTRSYLDQLSELPLLVSSEIMFMIRRGPNDFVVNFVFRTGYDDPLRVEIFGTWVNGSFTDHRELVVTSVRRLNLRRYMLRASMVVTIPETLHHLTDYKDKHIDTITKVNYVLTNDLVHYMGARINYSVVSSWGYYNSTTKRWDGMIGELSHRTADLGASPLFFTSDRIAVIDYVAMTSATRSKFIFRSPKLSFTENVFLLPFDDIVWVCIAIVIILSSGLLVITAHAEWSVPLLQDDPNDPSILRPTFRDTLLMIYGATCQQGSSTLPRSCSARTITMITFTILMFLYVCYSANIVALLQSPSTKIRTLEDLLASRLKFGAHDTVFNHYYFTHATEPTRQAIYERKIRQPDGSENFVPLEQGIDRIRRGLYAFHVEQGVGYKVISETYQEDEKCGLQEIQYLQVIDPYYAIQKNSSFKEHVKIGLFRLNEHGIQYRENANFYTKKPKCTGGGGKFVPVSLVDTEPAILVIVWGAALAATMFVGEIFLAKCSRKIRDWKGAQVLTYRK; encoded by the exons ATGAACTTCATTGGAACCTTTCTAGTGCTTCTTTACTTCGGAGGACGAGCCACCGCTACCGGTTCTGCTGTACCTTTAGTGCTATTGAACATTCTAGAAGCAATTAAGTATCCTCTAAAAGTGAAGATCATGAGTTGTTGGCAAGAACCGCTGaaattacaatttttcaacGCTCTAAACGATCGCTATTTGACGTCATTCGCTGACGATCATATAAATCAGTTCGAAGAGGATATCAACGATCACCAAATACTTCTTGTGGTAGATTTGAGCTGTCCCAACACAATCAATCTCTTACAATCAGCAGGACAGTTACTGTACATGAAATATCGCTGGCTACTGTTGGATTCAGTGCTATTGGAAAATGACCAATTCGATGAGGACACTCAGACACGTTCCTATTTGGATCAACTTTCCGAGCTACCCCTGTTGGTCAGTAGTGAAATTATGTTTATGATTCGACGAGGACCGAACGATTTTGTGGTGAATTTTGTTTTCCGAACTGGATACGACGATCCGTTGAGAGTGGAAATATTTGGAACTTGGGTCAACGGTAGTTTCACGGATCATCGTGAACTTGTGGTTACCTCCGTTAGAAGGTTGAACCTACGTAGATATATGCTTCGTGCCTCTATGGTTGTCACCATTCCGGAAACTCTTCATCATCTAACGGATTACAA AGACAAGCACATCGATACCATTACAAAGGTGAACTACGTCTTGACAAACGACCTAGTACACTACATGGGTGCCCGGATAAACTACTCGGTAGTGTCCAGCTGGGGTTACTACAATTCTACGACGAAACGCTGGGACGGCATGATCGGTGAACTATCTCACCGAACGGCAGACCTCGGAGCTTCACCGCTGTTTTTCACCAGTGATCGCATCGCTGTAATCGATTATGTTGCCATGACATCGGCAACTCGCTCGAAATTTATATTCCGATCGCCGAAACTCTCCTTCACCGAAAAcgtttttcttctaccgttcgaTGAC ATCGTCTGGGTCTGTATTGCAATAGTTATTATACTTTCTTCCGGATTGCTGGTTATAACTGCTCACGCAGAGTGGAGCGTTCCTCTACTTCAAGATGATCCAAATGATCCTAGCATTCTACGTCCGACATTCCGCGATACGTTGCTCATGATCTATGGAGCTACCTGTCAGCAGGGCTCATCCACGCTGCCTCGAAGCTGTTCTGCCAGAACCATCACCATGATTACCTTCACAATCCTAATGTTCCTCTACGTATGCTACTCGGCCAACATCGTTGCCCTGCTACAGAGTCCATCGACAAAGATCCGAACACTGGAAGACCTGCTGGCGTCTCGGTTGAAGTTTGGAGCTCATGATACAGTTTTCAACCATTACTACTTCACCCATGCCACGGAACCTACACGTCAGGCAATCTACGAACGGAAAATACGCCAACCGGATGGTTCGGAGAACTTCGTCCCATTGGAGCAGGGAATCGATCGAATTCGACGCGGACTGTACGCGTTTCACGTTGAGCAAGGTGTTGGCTACAAGGTAATCAGCGAGACCTACCAGGAGGATGAAAAGTGTGGCCTGCAAGAGATCCAATATCTGCAGGTGATCGATCCATACTACGCCATTCAAAAGAACTCATCCTTCAAGGAGCATGTCAAAATTGG GTTGTTTCGACTTAACGAACACGGGATCCAGTATCGCGAGAATGCGAATTTCTACACTAAGAAGCCCAAATGTACCGGTGGAGGAGGCAAGTTTGTACCGGTCAGCTTGGTGGACACCGAACCGGCCATCCTGGTGATCGTATGGGGTGCCGCACTAGCTGCAACCATGTTTGTCGGGGAGATATTTTTGGCGAAATGTTCGAGGAAAATTCGTGACTGGAAAGGAGCACAGGTGCTGACCTATCGAAAATAG